ATTTGTTTGCAATTTTTAAACAGGTTAAGCTAAAATATTTTGAACTTTTCATTTATAGCAACTTCCTTTTTAAATTTTATTTTTTTTTCTTTTTTGGGCTTCTGTCATAATATCCTTAAGTGTCAGCAATAATGGATTGCTGGCTGAATGACTCTGGGCATCTTTTGAATAAGTTAATCCGGTCATTGAATTAGCTTCACAAATATAATAACTGTCGTTTTCGCCAAAAAGAAAATCAATGCTGCCAAAATAAATATCCAATACCGCGGCCGCTTTTTCAGCAATTTCAACCACTGCTTCCGGAGGGGTAATAAACTGCAGATCCCCGCCTTGTGAAAGATTGGATTTAAAGTTGTCGCCATTATCGCGGATATATGCGGTCGAAAATTTTCCCCCGCTCAACATGATCCGCATATCGCGGCCTTTTGAAGCTACAATACATTCCTGAATCAAAATATGATCGTCAAAACTCATGGCCGCATAAACATCCAGCAAGTTTTCCAATTCTTTTTCAGTTTTAACCAGCACCACGCCTTTACCCTTGCTACCATGCATTACTTTAATTACACAGGGTAAACCCACTTCTCTGGCAATAAAAGAAGGCTTGGTTTTCGCTGTCATCAACACTGTTTTGGGAAAAAGGAACCCTTGTTTGGCCGCCCCCAGCTTTTGAAAGGTCAATAATTTATCGGCGGTATTATTTAAACTTTCGGAACTATTGACACAAAGGACATTCAGCGATTCCAACATTTTCACAACCGCTTTGCTGTTGTAATTGTTCCCTCCAAAAAATGCCGATAGCGCGAAATCAGGGATATCCACCGGTTCCCCATCGATATAACAATAGTTGCTTTCGCCTGGTTCACACAACACTTCAACTTCGCTGACATCAACGGTTTTGATGTTGATTTCCATCTTTTCAATTAATTTGATAATGGTTTGAATCGACGGTTCTTCAAGTGTTTTTTGATTAACTAATAACCATCCTAACATGTTTTACCCTCTTCTCTTAATCGTTTCTTCCATAACGGTTCCGGTCTGTTTTTGACCTGCTTCATTAAATCCGCAAACATGACTTTAATGTCAAAAGCAACCCCCGGCATTGCATTGGCTTCACATAAATAGAAGGTATCATTTTCGCCAAACAGGAAGTCGACACTGCCCATATTAATTTTTAACAACTGCGCCACCTGTTCAGCAGCGGCAATAACCGGTGCCGGCGGTAGATATTCGACGATATGGCCGCCTTTAGCAAGATTCGAACGAAAACTCGTCTCATTTTGACGGACAAATGATTTGACAAATTTGCCGTTGGCCAGAATCATGCGCAAATCACGACCGGCTGATGCCGCAATACACTCCTGAATAATAATCTGATCGCCGATTTCACTGGCTGTACTC
This is a stretch of genomic DNA from Acetobacterium woodii DSM 1030. It encodes these proteins:
- a CDS encoding ATP-grasp domain-containing protein, with protein sequence MLGWLLVNQKTLEEPSIQTIIKLIEKMEINIKTVDVSEVEVLCEPGESNYCYIDGEPVDIPDFALSAFFGGNNYNSKAVVKMLESLNVLCVNSSESLNNTADKLLTFQKLGAAKQGFLFPKTVLMTAKTKPSFIAREVGLPCVIKVMHGSKGKGVVLVKTEKELENLLDVYAAMSFDDHILIQECIVASKGRDMRIMLSGGKFSTAYIRDNGDNFKSNLSQGGDLQFITPPEAVVEIAEKAAAVLDIYFGSIDFLFGENDSYYICEANSMTGLTYSKDAQSHSASNPLLLTLKDIMTEAQKRKKNKI